From the Equus caballus isolate H_3958 breed thoroughbred chromosome 9, TB-T2T, whole genome shotgun sequence genome, the window ACATTTAATTGGtgtcttctgctttctttcaaaGCAGATATTTCCATTGCTCCTTCAAAAATTATGGAAAGGCCACCGGTGCCTGGTCATCTCTCTTTGCAAAGCCAGAGAAGTCTATGGAGGACTGACTTTTTCTTCTGCCAGGAAACATGTGTGGTAAGCACTTCCTTGGACACAGAAGAGAAACTGACTTACGTccctatatattatatataatttatgtgtatatttttatgtgctgtttatgcatattttatctagaactttctagaagcagagtttctttaatttttgtacATCTTCTGAGCCCTAGGTCAAGGTAAACTGAGGTTAACAAATGGTCAAATTGTTTCTCAAATGTCTTAGGGAAGGAAAATGTGTGAGACACATCTTATTCTCTATACCTGTGATAACAACTTCAAGGTTTGGCTTTCCAATACCTGTTTGGAAATCATGGTTGGATAAAGTACGGGAGTTactaattttgaaaatcagttcaGAGAGTGCTTCCCTTCAACCGTGGTCAAAGCACTAATGTTACAAACAACGgcaaattaaaaagaatcaatgaaatctGAATACCTGTGGAATGCCTGCCCAGCTTTAGCATGCGCAGAGCCCTGAGCAGCCTCAAAACCTGGACGATGCGCCCCACGTTTTCCAGCTCCTGTGTGGTCTGGCTCCCACTCAGGCTCTCTACCAGAAGAGTGATGTAGAAGGGCAAGATGGCAAGGAGGTCTATGATGTTTGGCACCTTTCTCAGGAAGCGGCACCTGTCCCGCACGCATAGGAAGCGCAGGACAAACTCCCCGGTGAACCAGCTAATGCACACGTACTCCAGGATTTCCAGCAGCTGCAGGTCCAGCCAACTTAACTCGGCTGACATCAGGGCCATGTTGACGATGGACACTACCACGAAGATGATGGAGATGACTCCAAAGATTCGGGCAGCTGTGGAAGACCCAGGTTTCTCCAGGATGTTCCAGAGCTTCTGGCGGACAGTGGGACAAGGTCCTTGTGAGAAGTCCTGTTCACTCTCATGTTGACTTTCCTGGTCTTCTGTGTCCTTCTTAAAGTCTAAAGTTTCACTCAGCTCCTTTCTTCTGAAGTATCTTTTAGAGAAGACAACTTGGTGATtagtttaacttttttaaaatgcagaagtaAAACGAGAATTAAACTTGGCAGTGAGGTCATGCcttttatttcagtaaaatgCAGAAAATGTCCATTCCTATTTTACCCGGATTATCtcctgcttatttttaaaatgacacttTCTCGGTAGcaatttataaaaaagaatttatgtaTAGCAAAGTAACTTCAGATTAATGCATTTTATTACCCATTTTCTTCTAACAAGAACAGAAGTTGGCCATATGGAACTCTTTTGTGTGTAATGGAAAGGTGTTCATGAAGAAATGGTAGTAATagcaagaaaatagcaaaatcatCATCAAAGTCCCACCATCACTCACAGTGAAGGAAACAACTTTCTATCTTCTGTATTTAAAGCAGTTCTCTGTCCAGGTTTTTCAAGTTAGTGTCCTAGGTTTGATAAATGATAATGCTCCATACTGAAACCTACATCCCTGTACATGCATCTTTTGGAACATAGCTTTTCTGACTCATTTATTcagtcaccaaatatttattacagGCCTGACCTCCCTTGCCTTATAAATGAATTGGCATACATTCGCTCGAAGGAGTTCCAATCTAAAAGTTGGCTTTGATGCTTTCCAGCCGCCCTCTTCCCCAGCGCCCCCGCTTCCAGCTCACGAGAGGCCACAGGCATTCTAGGCCTGGGTTGAGCGAGGCTTGGGGAAAGCCTGTGCCGCCCTTTCTCCACTGTAGCACCGCACCCGCCTCCCCGCCCAGCCGCTGCGCGCCTCGAGGGTACCTGTCCCTGCAGCAGGAGTCGATGCTGAGCTCATCGATGCCCCAGTACTGGATCTCCTGCAGGAAGGAGAGCGCACACAGCTGCTCCATGACATGCAGGCGGCCGGTGCGGTAGTAGTGCAGGACGTAGCGGAACGCTTGAGAGCTGCGGTCGAAGAAGTACTCGTTGTCCACGGGATTGGCGTCGTCGCAGAACTCCAAGGGGCTGGGCACGGCGGCTAGAGCCCCGCGGCGCCGGCACGAGGCCACCACCACGGCCAGCTTGCCAAGGCGCGTGTGCGGGAAGCAAGACAGCGCCTGCTGCGAGAGCACAAAGCGGCTGCCGCCCACGTTGACCGTGAAGCAGTCCCCGAGCGCCAGGGGCTCCCCTTCGCCCTCGCTGCAGAAGACGCTGGATTCCAGCGAGGTCAGGGAGCAGCTGTCCAGCGGTGAGTCGGGCGGAGCCCGGCCGCGGGGAGGTAGCTCCATCCCAGCCGCTGCTGCCTGGGGGTGCCACAAAGTTGGGGGCGCGCCGGAAGCCTCGGTCCCGCGAGGGTGGTGGCACGGCCCCTGGTGGCGGCCGGGATTTCCCGGGCTCCCGAGGGGAGGGAGATGCCTACCACCCGCGCACCCCGACTTTCTCCACCCCTTGTCCTCGTTCCCCCTCTCGCCGCTGTGGAGCTGCGAGCGCGCGGGAGCAGCGCACGGGTGCCTGAGCgcggaggctgggaggagagccGGGGTCGCGCCCAGGGAGATGCTCAGGTGTGGTCCAAGCCGAGGACAGCCGCAGGGCACGCTGCCGGTCGCCGTGGACCTTCCCGGACTTACGCACTCCCTCCCAACTTTGTAATTGAGGTCCCCAGCTCGGGAGGTGTAGGCACTGAAAGCCTCCCTACTAGGGGGGTGGagcgggtggggaggggagggaggagggaagcctAGAGCGGAGGAGGACAAGATGACTCTCAGCCAAAGGCAAGGGGGTTGGCAAGACTCACTCCTGCCCGCAGGAGACCAAAACGAAAAGTTCAGAAAGCAGACGGAAGTGGTAACCGGGCTGAGTCCCTTTCAACTTGAGGATATGTATTCCTCcgtcttcttttatttaaaagagcCTTCACAGGTCTCCCCGGGAGGGTTCGCTGGGGGTGTGAGCACGTGGGGGACGGTGCTCTGGGCGACGGGGCTGCAGCATTTGCTCCCATTCACTCTCATTCTAGTCTGATTGTCACTCACgctccattttcttctctctcctccctcaggtTTTGACCTCCTGGTTGAGAAATAAGGATAATTAATGACGACTTTTAATGGAAATCCCAGGGAGTCACTAAGAACGAGGGGTCACCACTGCCAGCCCCGCCGCGTGTGGGGGCACTGTGTACCCTTCTTAGCCATTTTTGTCGCCGCAAGTTTCCCAGAGAGCAGGTGTGGCAAGCGCGGTCCCTGTCACATAGCGGAGCTCTCATTTTGGGAAAAGGGAAGGCAAAAAGACAAGGACTAGAACAGGCGTGGGCTGGGGCAGGAGTTTGAATAGCAACCACGGCATGGCAAAGAGATAAGCCAAGCACCCTGCCCAGGTGAGACTAGAAGTGTACCCACAGGGCCCCTTGGAGCCGCGCCCTGGCCAACCTGTTGGACACGAggcggggctggggaggagggcagggtgaCTCACCTGCGGCTGGGGGCACGTCTGGGCTGCGCTCAGTGGGCGCCGCTGGTTACGTAGCCTTCCTTTGATCCTACTCGTCTACACGTGAGGTCTGGCTTGACAGATCCAGGAGGAAAACTGCTCTGGTCCAAGCTCTTCGCCGGCGCTCGTCGCCTCGCCTCGCCTCATCTCCACCCGCCTCCTGGCTCTGGCCCCCAGGCTGCCGCGGAGAGTGGCCGCCCCCGCCCGCGCCAGCTCCGAGCCGTTCGCGGTTCCCAGCACCAGCTGTGGGGGATGCAGGGAGCGAAGGGAGGTGAGACCGGAGGAGGAAGTGAGGCGCTCCGTGACTCTGAATATTATATTCATCCTGAAGACACTTCAAGGATTCCTGTAGTATTAGATGCCTATTTCCCTGAATCTATGCGCTCACAAATGCTCAAGAACAAAATTTTCCAGTTGCGTAAGTCTGCTAAACTCAGGGTTAGGGCAATTATATTAACTGCTTTGAGTGGTGTGGTTCAAGGTTTTCTCATTTCCGGTAAGCATCTGGGAATCTTGCATTTTTCAAAGGTCTGCAAGAGAGAGTGAACCAGACTCGTTCCCCTTTTTTCCTTGTAAgagttttaggaaaaataaagatttgagCAGACACAGAAGGGAGAGCTTTTTCATAGATTGGCTTGAAATGTGACTGGTCAGTTCTGGTTTTGCCAACTGGCTGTGGGACCTCCAACTGTCGTCTACTTCACGGGCCTCATTAACTTCCACAGTAAAATTGCAGGttttaataaaaacacaatactTGGGACATAttatttttgtgtgatttttaagTAAATCAAAATGTGGTtgcttttatctatttatttatttttgcaagttTCTAAAGAGTGACAAGAGtttaatgatatattttcccTGATCTTTCAACAAACGTTTCTTGAGCATCCACTCCTCTGGGTGCTTTGGATAGATCCATGAAGAAACGGATAAGATCTCTATCCTTGAGGAACTGACATTTTTCCTCTGAGAATAAAAGAGCAACTTCAGTGAATTGTAAAAAACAGAATAGTATTTATAGGTTATGGTTCTTTTAACAGTTATCCATTTGGCTAACTTTTGCCCCTATAAAGAACTCTTCCATACAGAAAATATGGAGGAGTTAAAATTATACTGGTAAATAGTTCATTATTATGTTTAGGCCttgtgttattaattttttttaagatagcaGAGCTTTCCCTTACATAGAGAGAAAAATTCCCCCAACATCTCAATGATAGATTATTTGGGCGTTGAAGAAGGCAAGAGTCCACAATTCTGCTAAGGCTTATTCATACCTTAGTGTGAATAACTTTAATCAAATGGTTAGCAGTAAAGGTCTACCCTAGCTTTACAGATTGTggtgaggaaggaggaaaacttTCAGAGGAGAATGACAGCTTTGGGGGACAAAGGAGATCTTGGACAGGTAATCAGAGGTTGATAAAAGGTGACTGGGGCTTGCAGGTCCTCAGCACAGCCACCAGGACCCTGGACTTCAGTTGTGGTTAGTAGTACCCTGTAGAAGTAATTATAACAGTAACCACTGTTTAAGTGTCATGCCCAAACTAAACATCTGAATTCTCACAATGGTCCCATGAGGTAAGTATTGTCATCCTTAGTTACGGATCTCAACTCAGAGGCTCACAGCTACTAACTAACTTTCCAGCTACATGTGAAGGAGTATAAGAAGAGATTGAAACCAGGATCTTTCTGACTCCACATTTCATCTCAACAGCAAGGGGCCCCAAATTTTCAACTGGGCTTCAACTGTAATTAAAACAATTTCCACTAATTAAAACAATCATAGCTAGAAAGATGACGACTAGTTAACTGGGCATATATAAACTCAAGTGACTATTTAAAATATAGAGTCTCTTAGGCAATAAAAATCCCTGGCTTCTTCCCTGTCCCATTCCTTTTAATCAATTGTCTCTCCTCCTTCATTGCTTGCCCAGGTTTGAGTCGGAGAGCCCCATGAAGAGGATATGATAAACAAGAGGGGAAATAAGTCCATTGAAAGAATATCCTTCCTGGTCCATGATCTTCATCTGAAATATACTCTGAAGTATGTCAAGATGTGAAAGGAGGATTGCTGATAAGTAGTTGGGGGTGGTGAGGTCTTGCTTTCGATTTCATTCCTACATAGCATGGGAGGAATGTGATTGTCATGTAGGAGGTAGTACAGTACTGAGATGTGGAAACTCGACAATCTGATGGCTGCGGGTGTGTTTCCCTAGTCATCAGATGTTACATTTGAGTGATTTTCCATTAACAGTCTTGTTATGAAATGCTTGACTGGTATTTGGTTTTATGTATGAAGTCTTCCAAATATCGATTTGGATATTAAATCTCCAAGTATAACTagagttttaattcttccaatttttacactatttctatatttattagtgAACAGCGTGTATTCTTAacagtcatatttttaaattggattaaaagaaaaaccatagCATACTTTTAATGTCTGACTCTGTTGATGACAACTATGAAAATAAACGTTAAAAGTCATTTGAAGTATATTACAAATTCCTATTACTAAAAATCTGGAACATTTTATGTaggtttttgaaaaaataatgaaaatgtatttatattaatagtatgttttgtttttttgtgatttacttaaagaaaatattatgatgTTTCTgtgaaattattaattttcatcttttatatgaatgttttaaaatgactACACATATATGATCATAAGTCACTGAAATTTTTGTTAGGAAAATGTACGTTCATTATTAATGTATATCCAAAATACTGcaactttacatttatttttaatagttatatAGACAGAGGAAATGTACTGAGTGAATAATTTTGAATAAAGACCTTTATAGAATTCAACTTGAGTAACACTACCCTTTCATTTTCAACCCCCTCATTGTAGGCTCATACATTTACACTAATATCTCCTTAACTTTTATCATTCATTAAC encodes:
- the KCNV1 gene encoding potassium voltage-gated channel subfamily V member 1, translated to MELPPRGRAPPDSPLDSCSLTSLESSVFCSEGEGEPLALGDCFTVNVGGSRFVLSQQALSCFPHTRLGKLAVVVASCRRRGALAAVPSPLEFCDDANPVDNEYFFDRSSQAFRYVLHYYRTGRLHVMEQLCALSFLQEIQYWGIDELSIDSCCRDRYFRRKELSETLDFKKDTEDQESQHESEQDFSQGPCPTVRQKLWNILEKPGSSTAARIFGVISIIFVVVSIVNMALMSAELSWLDLQLLEILEYVCISWFTGEFVLRFLCVRDRCRFLRKVPNIIDLLAILPFYITLLVESLSGSQTTQELENVGRIVQVLRLLRALRMLKLGRHSTGLRSLGMTITQCYEEVGLLLLFLSVGISIFSTVEYFAEQSIPDTTFTSVPCAWWWATTSMTTVGYGDIRPDTTTGKIVAFMCILSGILVLALPIAIINDRFSACYFTLKLKEAAVRQREALKKLTKNIATDSYISVNLRDVYARSIMEMLRLKGRERASTRSSGGDDFWF